Proteins from a single region of Gordonia hongkongensis:
- a CDS encoding Crp/Fnr family transcriptional regulator yields the protein MEEVLARAGIFQGVEPSAVAALTKQLQPADFPRGHVIFHEGEPGDRLYIIMSGKVKVGRRSPDGRENLLTIMGPSDMFGELSIFDPGPRTSSATTVTEVRAVSMDRDALKAWIKDRPEIAEQLLRVLARRLRRTNNNLADLIFTDVPGRVAKQLLQLAQRFGTQEGGALRVTHDLTQEEIAQLVGASRETVNKALADFAQRGWLRLEGKSVLIADSERLARRAR from the coding sequence GTGGAAGAAGTACTGGCGCGGGCGGGCATATTCCAGGGCGTCGAGCCCTCCGCCGTCGCGGCGCTGACCAAGCAGCTTCAGCCCGCCGACTTCCCTCGCGGACACGTGATCTTCCACGAAGGCGAGCCCGGCGATCGGCTCTACATCATCATGTCCGGCAAGGTGAAGGTCGGCCGACGCTCGCCCGACGGACGCGAGAACCTGCTGACGATCATGGGCCCGTCCGACATGTTCGGCGAACTCTCCATCTTCGATCCCGGCCCCCGTACCTCGTCGGCGACGACGGTCACCGAGGTCCGCGCGGTGTCGATGGACCGTGACGCGCTGAAGGCGTGGATCAAGGACCGTCCGGAGATCGCCGAGCAGCTGCTGCGCGTGCTGGCACGCCGCTTGCGCCGCACCAACAACAATCTCGCCGACCTCATCTTCACCGACGTGCCCGGTCGCGTCGCCAAGCAGCTCCTGCAGCTTGCGCAGCGCTTCGGCACCCAGGAGGGCGGCGCGCTGCGCGTCACCCACGACCTGACCCAGGAAGAGATCGCCCAGCTCGTCGGCGCGTCGCGCGAGACCGTCAACAAGGCGCTCGCCGACTTCGCCCAGCGCGGATGGCTGCGCCTCGAGGGCAAGAGCGTGCTCATCGCCGACTCCGAGCGTCTCGCGCGCCGCGCGCGCTGA
- the nth gene encoding endonuclease III translates to MNRTLQVAFPHVYCELDFTDPLELSVATILSAQCTDVRVNMTTPALFARYRTAADYAGADRTELEEMIRPTGFYRNKANSIIGLGQALVERFDGEVPDNLKDLVSLPGFGRKTANVVLGNAFGVPGITVDTHFGRLVRRWQWTEETDPVKVEHAVGELIERREWTDLSHRVIFHGRRVCHARKPACGVCVLAKDCPSVGTGPMDKTEAAALVKGPETEHLLALAGIAAP, encoded by the coding sequence ATGAATCGGACCCTCCAGGTCGCCTTCCCGCACGTGTACTGCGAACTCGACTTCACCGACCCGCTCGAGCTCTCGGTGGCGACGATCCTGTCGGCGCAGTGCACCGATGTGCGCGTGAACATGACCACCCCCGCGCTGTTCGCCAGGTATCGGACGGCCGCGGACTATGCCGGGGCGGACCGCACCGAGCTCGAGGAGATGATCCGTCCCACCGGCTTCTACCGGAACAAGGCGAACTCGATCATCGGACTCGGGCAGGCGCTCGTCGAGCGGTTCGACGGGGAGGTCCCGGACAATCTGAAGGATCTGGTGTCGCTGCCCGGGTTCGGGCGCAAGACCGCGAACGTGGTGCTGGGCAACGCCTTCGGTGTGCCAGGCATCACCGTCGACACCCACTTCGGCCGCCTGGTCCGGCGCTGGCAGTGGACCGAGGAGACCGATCCGGTGAAGGTCGAGCACGCCGTCGGCGAGCTGATCGAGCGGCGGGAGTGGACGGACCTGTCGCACCGGGTGATCTTCCACGGCCGACGGGTGTGTCATGCGCGCAAGCCGGCGTGTGGGGTGTGCGTCCTCGCCAAGGACTGTCCGTCGGTGGGCACCGGACCGATGGACAAGACCGAGGCCGCGGCCCTGGTGAAGGGGCCGGAGACCGAGCATCTCCTCGCGCTGGCCGGGATCGCGGCCCCGTGA
- a CDS encoding TlpA family protein disulfide reductase: MIALIVAIWPRGDDPSPMSSAPPSSSGVRPIDAPVDEARLAEARSTADLPDCPVTGLPESPDSVLDGVVEPCLSTGAPYDLGASTAGRPLVINVWAQWCGPCKTELPYFEEFAARAGDRVTVLALHAKEGGSNPFFPLTLLTEIGVRLPSVLDLDGKVAAAINAPRVFPSTVFLRPDGTVAEVYPGVFDSPEEIADSVAEHLGVRI; this comes from the coding sequence ATGATCGCGCTCATCGTGGCGATCTGGCCGCGCGGGGACGATCCGTCGCCGATGTCGAGCGCACCGCCCTCGTCGAGTGGAGTCCGCCCGATCGATGCGCCGGTGGACGAGGCGCGTCTGGCGGAGGCGCGCAGCACCGCCGACCTGCCGGACTGCCCGGTCACCGGACTGCCGGAGTCGCCGGACTCCGTCCTCGACGGCGTCGTCGAACCCTGCTTGAGCACCGGAGCGCCCTACGACCTCGGTGCCTCGACGGCCGGCCGGCCGCTCGTCATCAACGTCTGGGCGCAGTGGTGCGGTCCGTGCAAGACCGAGCTGCCCTACTTCGAGGAGTTCGCCGCGCGGGCCGGCGACCGGGTCACCGTGCTGGCCCTGCACGCCAAGGAAGGCGGTAGCAACCCGTTCTTCCCGCTGACGCTGCTCACCGAGATCGGAGTCCGCTTGCCGTCCGTGCTCGACCTCGACGGAAAGGTGGCCGCGGCCATCAACGCGCCCAGGGTGTTCCCCTCGACCGTCTTCCTTCGACCCGACGGCACGGTGGCCGAGGTCTATCCCGGTGTCTTCGACAGTCCGGAGGAGATCGCCGATTCGGTGGCCGAGCATCTGGGCGTGCGGATATGA
- a CDS encoding NUDIX hydrolase encodes MSGRSRADAGPLVPRDEIPPWLRALTDDVSAVRKSVDNRGGDRSRWASMLPTNSRSAAVLILFSGSWESADDHPGGVPADAEVLLTERAPTLRQHSGQVAFPGGAADPGDDFPVGTALREAAEETGLDASGVTILATLPSFPVGVSGFDVVPVIGYWHRPSEVRVVDQGETARVDRIKLRELLNPDNRFQVRRKAVGIVYKGPAFFVDQLLVWGFTGGLIAAISEVSGWDRPWDSADVRSLEKMIELAGSRQESGFAELHPDDRDVVDAGNAEPGGTR; translated from the coding sequence ATGAGCGGGCGTTCGCGCGCCGATGCGGGACCGCTGGTCCCGAGGGACGAGATCCCGCCGTGGCTGCGGGCGTTGACCGACGATGTCAGCGCCGTCAGGAAAAGCGTCGACAACCGCGGCGGGGATCGATCGCGCTGGGCGTCGATGTTGCCGACCAACTCCCGGTCGGCGGCCGTTCTGATCCTGTTCTCGGGTTCGTGGGAGTCGGCCGACGATCATCCCGGCGGGGTGCCGGCCGACGCCGAGGTCCTGCTGACCGAGCGCGCTCCCACCCTTCGCCAGCACAGCGGGCAGGTCGCGTTCCCCGGGGGCGCGGCCGATCCCGGCGACGACTTCCCGGTGGGCACCGCGCTGCGCGAGGCGGCCGAGGAAACCGGCCTCGACGCATCCGGGGTGACCATCCTCGCGACCCTGCCGAGCTTTCCCGTCGGGGTCTCGGGCTTCGACGTCGTCCCGGTGATCGGTTACTGGCACCGCCCGAGCGAGGTGCGCGTCGTCGACCAAGGCGAGACCGCGCGCGTGGACCGGATCAAACTGCGCGAGTTGCTGAACCCGGACAACCGGTTCCAGGTCCGCCGCAAGGCGGTCGGCATCGTCTACAAGGGGCCCGCGTTCTTCGTCGACCAGTTGCTCGTCTGGGGATTCACGGGTGGGCTCATCGCCGCCATCAGCGAGGTGTCCGGCTGGGACCGTCCGTGGGACTCCGCCGACGTTCGTTCGTTGGAGAAGATGATCGAGCTCGCCGGGAGCCGGCAGGAATCCGGGTTCGCGGAGCTGCACCCGGACGACCGCGACGTGGTCGACGCCGGTAACGCCGAGCCCGGAGGTACCCGATGA
- a CDS encoding MarP family serine protease encodes MTGSTWVDIIVIGIALLAAASGYRSGAVASALAFIGVALGAVAGLLLAPRLIEQFDDLQVRVLAGILVLVVLVVVGEVAGMVLGRAARGGIRSPGLRAVDSGVGSLLQVVAVLLAAGLLAIPLRESADPAIAGAVRDSKVLTGVDAVSPQWVDDIPDDFKALLDSSGLPKLPFVSTPSTNVDPPDQALAELPVVTQARPSVVKIEGVAPSCRQALEGSGFVVSPERVMTNAHVVAGTERLEVQTSTGAQLPARVVLFDSENDIAVLDVPGLRAPALRFASRPASTGDDAIALGFPEAGPFYVSPLRVRAVFAHTGDDIYRTGQVTREVYAVRGLIRQGNSGGPLLNSDGEVLGVVFGAAENAADETGFVLTARQVRSDFDESERRSERVSTQRCVLA; translated from the coding sequence ATGACCGGCTCGACGTGGGTCGACATCATCGTGATCGGCATCGCCCTGCTCGCGGCGGCCAGCGGGTACCGGTCGGGTGCGGTCGCCTCGGCCCTGGCGTTCATCGGAGTCGCACTCGGCGCCGTAGCCGGTCTGCTGCTCGCGCCCCGCCTGATCGAGCAGTTCGACGATCTGCAGGTGCGGGTGCTCGCCGGGATTCTGGTGCTGGTCGTGCTCGTGGTCGTCGGCGAGGTGGCCGGCATGGTTCTGGGACGTGCGGCTCGCGGTGGCATCCGGTCGCCCGGGCTGCGCGCCGTCGACAGCGGAGTCGGCTCGCTCCTACAGGTGGTCGCGGTGTTGCTGGCCGCGGGCCTGCTGGCGATCCCGCTGCGCGAGTCCGCCGACCCGGCGATCGCCGGGGCGGTTCGGGACTCGAAGGTGCTCACCGGGGTCGACGCGGTGTCGCCGCAGTGGGTCGACGACATCCCGGACGACTTCAAGGCGCTCCTGGACAGTTCGGGACTCCCGAAGCTCCCGTTCGTCAGCACCCCGTCGACGAACGTCGACCCTCCCGATCAGGCGCTGGCCGAACTGCCGGTGGTGACGCAGGCGCGTCCCAGCGTGGTGAAGATCGAGGGCGTGGCACCGAGCTGCCGACAGGCTCTCGAGGGGAGCGGGTTCGTCGTCTCTCCGGAGCGCGTCATGACGAACGCGCACGTGGTCGCGGGCACCGAACGGCTGGAGGTCCAGACCTCGACGGGGGCGCAGCTCCCGGCGCGCGTCGTGCTCTTCGACAGCGAGAACGACATCGCGGTGCTCGACGTCCCGGGCCTCCGGGCGCCGGCCCTGCGGTTCGCCTCACGCCCCGCGTCGACCGGGGACGACGCCATCGCACTCGGTTTCCCCGAGGCCGGACCGTTCTATGTGAGTCCGCTGCGGGTGCGTGCGGTCTTCGCCCACACCGGTGACGACATCTACCGGACCGGGCAGGTGACCCGTGAGGTCTACGCCGTCCGTGGTCTGATTCGGCAGGGCAATTCGGGTGGGCCGCTGCTGAACTCGGACGGCGAGGTGCTCGGTGTGGTCTTCGGCGCGGCCGAGAATGCCGCCGACGAGACCGGTTTCGTGCTCACCGCCCGCCAGGTGCGCTCCGACTTCGACGAATCCGAGCGACGAAGCGAGCGGGTGAGTACGCAACGCTGCGTCCTCGCCTGA
- a CDS encoding MBL fold metallo-hydrolase, with protein MSSPNDAAPTHPAYGVLREVTPFASVLLCDNSGMMELDGTNTYVLRAPGSEECVVIDPGPPKYKHHARRLAELPGVALVLVTHRHFDHTGGVSRLHKRTGAPVRARLEKHCRNGAPLRDREVIEAAGLRITVLFTPGHTGDSVSFLVEHDGQRAVLTGDTILGSGTTVLDPADGGLRDYLNSLNRLIVEGEGAALLPAHGPDHPDLGPVARYYKAHREERIDQIVAALDTMGVSARDAKPMKVVRKVYSDVDKKLWPAARMSVKAQLEYLREA; from the coding sequence ATGAGCTCACCGAACGACGCCGCACCCACGCACCCTGCCTACGGGGTGCTGCGGGAAGTGACCCCCTTCGCGTCGGTCCTGCTGTGCGACAACTCGGGGATGATGGAACTCGACGGCACGAACACCTACGTGCTGCGCGCTCCCGGCAGCGAGGAATGCGTGGTCATCGACCCGGGACCGCCGAAGTACAAACACCACGCCCGGCGCCTCGCCGAATTGCCCGGGGTCGCACTGGTCTTGGTGACCCACCGGCACTTCGACCACACCGGCGGGGTGTCGCGCCTGCACAAGCGCACGGGTGCGCCGGTACGCGCTCGGTTGGAGAAGCACTGCCGCAACGGGGCGCCACTGCGGGATCGTGAGGTGATCGAGGCCGCGGGTCTGCGGATCACGGTGCTGTTCACCCCGGGACATACGGGGGATTCCGTCAGCTTCCTCGTCGAACACGACGGACAACGTGCGGTCCTGACCGGCGACACGATCCTCGGGAGTGGCACGACCGTGCTCGATCCCGCCGACGGCGGGTTGCGCGACTATCTGAACTCGCTGAACCGTCTGATCGTCGAAGGGGAAGGAGCGGCACTGCTCCCGGCGCACGGTCCGGACCATCCCGATCTGGGCCCCGTCGCGCGGTACTACAAGGCGCATCGCGAGGAGCGGATCGACCAGATCGTCGCCGCTCTGGACACGATGGGTGTCTCGGCCCGCGACGCGAAGCCGATGAAGGTGGTGCGCAAGGTGTACTCCGACGTCGACAAGAAGCTGTGGCCCGCCGCGCGGATGTCGGTGAAGGCGCAGTTGGAGTATTTGCGCGAGGCCTGA